The Clostridia bacterium nucleotide sequence CGAGTTTCTTCATCTATTTTTATATCCTGGATTTTTATATCTTTAAAGGATAACCCCTGCTTTTCTAAAAGCTGTCTGACCAACTCTCGTAACTGACTGTAGGTTTTTTCGCTTTCTTCTTTTAGTCTTTGAATAGTAGCATTATCTATCTTTGGAGATGGTTTTTGATATGTTACTTGTTTGTCTATCTTCGGAGACTGGGATGGAATATATTCATCTTTTATCTCTTGATTCTTTAGAGCTTTCTTAGCCTCTGATATCCTTGTAGGATAAGAATTTATGTTTGCTACACTGTTTATTTTCATTGGTAATCATCTCGCTTTGTACGATTTTAAAAAACAAGAAACCTTAAACTTCCACTTACTCTCAACTTTTTATATTAACTATTTCCTACCACAATAATCTTCCAACTAGTATAGTGGTTATTTATTACATTACAAAATATGGTCAGGAGAAAATTCTCCTGACCTTTGTTTGCTAGTATACTTATTTTCAGTGATTTATTTATCTTAATAGTTGAAGTACACTCTGAGGAGCCTGATTAGCTTGAGCTAACATCGCAGTTGCTGCTTGCTGAAGGATATTCTGTTTTGTGAACTCCATCATTTCTTTCGCCATGTCTACGTCTCTAATTCTTGACTCAGAAGCTTGTAGATTCTCAGAGGATGTATCTAAGTTCTTAATTGTGTGCTCTAATCTGTTAGAGAAAGCTCCAAGCTTTGATCTTTCATCAGATACTGTTTTGATAGCTGCATCTATAGCAGTAATTGCCGATTTTGCAGCTGTTTGTGTTGAAACATCAATACCATCAGTATCTGGTGTTTGTCCAGATATTTTGATATTAACCTCATCGTTATCTGCTACATCAGCAGAAATCGCAACTTCTATGCTTTCTCCAGCTTTAAATACATCTTCTAAGCCACTAACAGTAGAAGATAGTACCCATTTTGAACCTGCTTTGTCATCACCCTTATCATTTAGTACAGCTGAAGCAGTATATGTTTTTCCGTTTTTTGTTATTGTTATATCAGCTTTACCAGCTGCAGCATCAGTAACTTTAACTTTAATCTCCAAATCATCCACTTGCTTATAATTTGAAGCATCTACATCATCAGTAGTAAACTCATCTCCATTTCCGGCAACAAATGCAACTTCAGTAGCTGCCGCAGGAGTAACCGTATTTCCAGTAACTCCTAATGTTGCTGCATCCATAGCACCAATTGTAACTGCTAGCTCTTGATCTTCATTAGCACCTATCTGGAATTTACCTGTAAATGTTCCATTGGTGGCACTCATTAAATACTTTTCATTAAATTGTGTGTTATCTGCAATTCTTGTGATTTCTTTTGAAAGTTGGTCTACTTCATCTTGAATA carries:
- a CDS encoding flagellin — translated: MRINNNIMAMNTYRQLGITNSSGSKSMEKLSSGLRINRAGDDAAGLAISEKMRGQIRGLNMASRNAQDGISLIQTAEGALNETHAILQRMRELAVQSSNDTNKDLDRQYIQDEVDQLSKEITRIADNTQFNEKYLMSATNGTFTGKFQIGANEDQELAVTIGAMDAATLGVTGNTVTPAAATEVAFVAGNGDEFTTDDVDASNYKQVDDLEIKVKVTDAAAGKADITITKNGKTYTASAVLNDKGDDKAGSKWVLSSTVSGLEDVFKAGESIEVAISADVADNDEVNIKISGQTPDTDGIDVSTQTAAKSAITAIDAAIKTVSDERSKLGAFSNRLEHTIKNLDTSSENLQASESRIRDVDMAKEMMEFTKQNILQQAATAMLAQANQAPQSVLQLLR